AAAAATCGAAAAATATTTTAGATTTTAAAACGGGAGCCCAATTATTAATGAATGAAAATATTGAAACAGAAGTTTTACAGGGAGATGGGAAGTCTTATGGTGTAGAAATTCTTATTTCTAAAAATATAGGTAGATTAAATGGCTGGCTAGGGTATACCTACTCTAGGTCTTTTAATAGATTAGATAGTAGTTTTGAGGAAGAGAAAATAAATAATGGAGATTTTTTTCCTTCAAATTTTGATAAACCTCATGATATCAGTTTTGTTGCAAACTATAAATTTACAAAGCGCTTTAGTTTCTCATCAAACTTTGTGTATCAAACAGGAAGACCAATTACTATTCCTGTAGGTAATTTTGTTTATGATGATAACGAATATGTTGTGTTTAGTGATCGGAATAGTTATAGAATTCCTGATTTTATTAGGTTGGATATCGGATTAAATATTGAAGGAAATCATCGAATTAAAAAGTTTGCACATAGTTTTTGGACAATTTCAGTTTATAATGTTTTAGGAAGAAGTAATCCTTTTTCTGTTTATTTTACAAATCAAGATGATAAAATAAAAGCTGTTCAAACATCAATTTTTTCTATACCTGTTCCTTCAATAACTTATAACTTCAAATTCTAGAATATTATGAAATCAAGAAGCTATATATTCTTATTAATCACCATACTTTTATTAAATTATGGCTGTACAGAAATTATTGAGGTCAATACTCAGGATTTTGAAAATATATTAGTGATAAATGCTAATATCACTGATAAAAATACTAAACATGAAATTACATTAACGAGAACATATGAGGCAGGGTCAACAAATTTAAATGAAACTGGAGCATCTGTGTTCGTTATAGATAATCTAGATAATTTATTTCAATTTATTGAAGAAACTTCTGGTAATTATATTTCAAATGAGCCTTTTAATGTGATTCAAGGAAGAAGTTATCAATTAAATGTAACAACAAAGGATGGCAATCAGTATTACTCTGATTTTGTTGCTCCTATAGCTAATGCTAAGATTGAAGATTTAAGAGCAGAGTTTAGCGTAGATGAATTAGGAAACGAAGGTGTTGCAATAAAGATTGATGGTTATGATCCTGAGAATAAAGCAAAATATTTTAGATTTGAATATGAGGAAACTTATTTGATCGAATCTGCAATTGTAAGTTATTCTAAACTAAATATTATTTCAGAAAATCCTCCTGAAGTAGAAATTATTACTGAAAGTATTCAAAATACATTATGTTACAATACGTTATTTTCAAATGA
This genomic stretch from Cellulophaga algicola DSM 14237 harbors:
- a CDS encoding DUF4249 domain-containing protein, which produces MKSRSYIFLLITILLLNYGCTEIIEVNTQDFENILVINANITDKNTKHEITLTRTYEAGSTNLNETGASVFVIDNLDNLFQFIEETSGNYISNEPFNVIQGRSYQLNVTTKDGNQYYSDFVAPIANAKIEDLRAEFSVDELGNEGVAIKIDGYDPENKAKYFRFEYEETYLIESAIVSYSKLNIISENPPEVEIITESIQNTLCYNTLFSNEILTISTEQEVESRFTNYQLKFISKNDFRIRNRYSLLVHQYVQSREANSFYSTLKDFASSDNLLSQTQPGFITGNIKSKNSAEKVIGFFEVSTVNSKRIFFNYDDVIPPGARANYPFDCTPLKFTPNEIGDMINLLKTNNYVFTSFNYVGSVYSIVNRPCIDCTVLGVKEKPEFWID